One genomic window of Pseudomonas sp. LFM046 includes the following:
- a CDS encoding SDR family oxidoreductase, with product MLTTVITGSASGIGAATRQLLQSVGHEVVGVDLRNADINGDLSSPEGRQHVLEALHERLGGRLDSLVLCAGLGPQVKPERLISSVNYFGAVELLDGLLPLLRGGQSPAAVVISSTASVGIDWETNPLAASFEAGDEVKVGEDVMAAGDQAGYLAYSASKNALTVAVRRRVREWGQVGVRLNSIAPGATQTPLLQAGMQDARFGQAIRDYVSPLGRNAEPSEIAAVAAFLLSPQASFIHGAQLFVDGGIDAQIRPTRF from the coding sequence ATGCTTACTACTGTGATAACCGGTTCCGCGTCGGGAATCGGCGCTGCTACCCGTCAGTTGCTTCAGTCCGTCGGCCATGAGGTCGTGGGGGTGGATCTGCGCAATGCCGACATCAATGGCGATCTGTCCAGCCCCGAGGGGCGCCAGCACGTGTTGGAGGCGCTGCATGAGCGCCTGGGTGGTCGCCTCGACAGCCTGGTGCTGTGCGCGGGTCTGGGACCGCAGGTGAAACCGGAGCGTCTGATCAGCTCGGTCAACTATTTCGGTGCCGTGGAACTGCTCGACGGTCTGCTGCCGCTGCTGCGCGGCGGCCAGTCGCCGGCGGCGGTGGTGATTTCCTCCACCGCCTCGGTGGGTATCGACTGGGAGACCAATCCGCTGGCAGCGTCCTTCGAGGCTGGCGATGAGGTGAAGGTCGGCGAGGACGTGATGGCCGCTGGCGACCAGGCCGGCTACCTGGCCTATTCGGCCTCGAAGAATGCCCTGACCGTGGCGGTGCGCCGCCGGGTGCGGGAGTGGGGGCAGGTCGGCGTGCGCCTCAATAGCATCGCCCCGGGGGCCACCCAAACGCCGCTGCTGCAGGCCGGTATGCAGGATGCGCGCTTCGGCCAGGCGATCCGCGACTATGTCTCGCCGCTGGGGCGCAACGCCGAGCCGAGTGAAATAGCGGCGGTGGCGGCGTTCCTGCTCAGCCCGCAAGCCAGCTTCATCCATGGCGCCCAGCTGTTTGTCGATGGTGGCATCGACGCCCAGATCCGGCCGACGCGGTTCTGA
- a CDS encoding ABC transporter substrate-binding protein has protein sequence MFKRLALSLAGSLLLSTAVAAEVASDYSVVLLTENYPPYNMAINGKNFAQDDTIDGIAADIVREMFKRAEVNYTLTLRFPWDRIYKLALEKPGYGVFSTTRLPEREQLFKWVGPISSDDWVMLAKGDSKISLSNLDEAKQYKVGAYKGDATGEFLVQQGLTPITVLRDQENAKKLQNGQIDLWAVGDPAGRYLAKQEGITGLKTVLRFKSSELYLALNKEVPDEVVQKLQRALDQMRAEGYVDETIENYR, from the coding sequence ATGTTCAAACGCTTAGCTTTATCGCTTGCCGGCAGCCTGCTGCTTTCCACCGCTGTCGCCGCAGAAGTAGCCTCCGACTACAGCGTTGTCCTGCTCACGGAAAACTACCCGCCGTACAACATGGCGATCAACGGCAAGAACTTTGCGCAGGACGATACGATCGATGGCATCGCTGCCGATATTGTCCGCGAGATGTTCAAGCGCGCCGAGGTGAACTACACCCTCACACTGCGTTTTCCCTGGGACAGGATCTACAAGCTGGCACTGGAGAAACCCGGCTATGGGGTGTTTTCCACGACCCGACTGCCAGAACGCGAGCAGCTGTTCAAATGGGTGGGCCCGATCAGCTCTGATGACTGGGTCATGTTGGCCAAGGGGGACAGCAAGATCAGCCTGAGCAACCTGGACGAAGCGAAGCAGTACAAGGTAGGTGCCTACAAGGGCGATGCCACCGGCGAGTTCCTGGTCCAGCAAGGTTTGACGCCAATCACCGTGCTGCGCGACCAGGAAAACGCCAAGAAGCTGCAGAACGGCCAAATTGACCTCTGGGCCGTGGGTGATCCGGCTGGCCGCTACCTGGCCAAGCAGGAAGGCATCACCGGCTTGAAGACGGTTCTGCGCTTCAAGAGTTCGGAACTCTATCTGGCGTTGAACAAAGAGGTGCCGGATGAAGTGGTGCAGAAGCTCCAGCGTGCGTTGGATCAGATGCGCGCCGAGGGCTATGTGGACGAAACCATCGAAAACTATCGCTGA
- a CDS encoding ABC transporter ATP-binding protein/permease, translating to MDMDWHQALQESLIWLAVASLITIVSFTAAAALAVRGTRWGRQFWQITGPYLSPKRSWRPLLAFTLLLVLTLFSVRMNVLFSFWYNGFYSALQGLDQKAFWFLLGVFSILATIHVLRALFTYYVTQAFNIHWRVWLTDRLTADWMKGDAYYRGQFLAEPVDNPDQRIELDVSSFVSGSVSLALGAVSALVSLVAFTGILWGLSAPLTISGVEIPRAMVFAVYVYVIVATWIAFRLGRPLIRLNFLNEKLTANFRYALMRLREYAENVAFYQGSAIERQTLLGRFSTLIGNVWSLVYRSLKFDGFNLAISQVAVVFPFILQAPRFFSGAIKLGDVMQTSQAFGQVQDSLSFFRESYDAFARYRATLDRLSGFLDANQQASDLPRVTTVDQAHALEIAGLQVLRPDGHRLMSDLNFSLKPGQALLIKGPSGSGKTTLLRALAGLWPYAQGEVKRPGGTQALFLCQRPYLPLGDLRTAIAYPSSSAPEDESRLQQALRQVSLAHLVDRLDVSTDWSRILSVGEQQRLAFARVLFNRPQIVFLDESTSAMDEGLEHALYSLLRHEMRDTMLVSVGHRSTLADFHTHRLEVDGQGAWTLFDQHPAVEASAST from the coding sequence ATGGATATGGATTGGCACCAGGCCCTGCAGGAGAGCCTTATCTGGCTCGCAGTCGCCTCGCTCATCACCATCGTCTCCTTCACTGCGGCGGCGGCCCTGGCCGTACGCGGCACCCGTTGGGGGAGACAGTTCTGGCAGATCACCGGCCCCTACCTCAGCCCGAAGCGCAGCTGGCGACCCCTGCTGGCCTTCACCCTGCTGCTGGTGCTGACGCTGTTCTCGGTGCGCATGAACGTGCTGTTCTCGTTCTGGTACAACGGCTTCTACAGCGCCCTGCAGGGGCTGGACCAGAAGGCCTTCTGGTTCCTCCTCGGGGTGTTCTCGATCCTCGCCACCATTCATGTGCTGCGCGCGCTGTTCACCTACTACGTGACCCAGGCCTTCAACATCCACTGGCGGGTCTGGCTGACCGATCGGCTGACCGCTGACTGGATGAAAGGCGATGCCTACTACCGTGGGCAGTTCCTCGCCGAGCCGGTGGACAACCCCGACCAGCGGATCGAACTGGATGTGAGCTCCTTCGTCTCGGGCTCGGTATCCCTCGCCCTCGGCGCCGTCAGCGCGCTGGTGTCGCTGGTGGCCTTCACCGGCATCCTCTGGGGGTTGTCGGCGCCGCTGACGATCTCCGGCGTGGAAATACCCCGGGCGATGGTCTTCGCGGTGTACGTCTACGTGATCGTCGCGACCTGGATCGCCTTCCGCCTCGGTCGCCCGCTGATCCGCCTGAACTTCCTGAACGAGAAGCTCACCGCGAACTTCCGTTACGCCCTGATGCGCCTGCGCGAGTACGCCGAAAACGTCGCCTTCTACCAGGGCTCGGCAATCGAGCGGCAGACCCTGCTCGGGCGGTTCTCCACGCTGATCGGCAACGTCTGGTCGCTGGTCTACCGGAGCCTGAAGTTCGATGGCTTCAACCTCGCCATCAGCCAGGTCGCCGTGGTGTTCCCCTTCATCCTCCAGGCGCCGCGCTTCTTCAGCGGCGCCATCAAGCTGGGGGACGTGATGCAGACCTCCCAGGCCTTCGGCCAGGTGCAGGACTCGCTGTCCTTCTTCCGCGAGTCCTACGATGCCTTCGCCCGGTACCGCGCCACCCTCGACCGTCTCAGCGGTTTCCTCGATGCCAACCAGCAGGCGAGCGATCTGCCCCGCGTGACCACCGTGGATCAGGCCCATGCGCTGGAGATCGCGGGCCTGCAGGTCCTGCGCCCCGATGGCCACCGGCTGATGTCCGACCTCAACTTCAGCCTGAAACCGGGCCAGGCCCTGCTGATCAAAGGGCCGTCGGGCAGCGGCAAGACCACCCTGCTGCGCGCCCTGGCCGGCCTCTGGCCCTACGCCCAAGGCGAAGTGAAACGCCCAGGCGGCACCCAGGCCCTGTTCCTCTGCCAGCGCCCCTACCTGCCGCTGGGTGACCTGCGCACCGCCATCGCCTATCCGAGCTCCAGCGCGCCTGAAGACGAGTCCCGCCTGCAGCAGGCGCTGCGCCAGGTCAGCCTCGCCCACCTGGTGGACCGCCTGGACGTCAGCACCGACTGGTCGCGCATCCTCTCCGTCGGCGAGCAGCAGCGCCTGGCGTTTGCCCGGGTCCTGTTCAACCGGCCGCAGATCGTCTTCCTCGACGAATCCACCTCGGCCATGGACGAAGGCCTGGAGCACGCCCTCTACTCGCTGCTGCGCCATGAAATGCGCGACACCATGCTGGTCAGCGTCGGCCACCGCAGCACCCTGGCGGACTTCCACACCCACCGCCTGGAGGTGGACGGTCAGGGTGCCTGGACCCTGTTCGACCAGCATCCGGCCGTGGAGGCCAGCGCTTCCACCTGA
- a CDS encoding TauD/TfdA family dioxygenase, which translates to MRVEQLTCSIGAELIGVNLADAAYDDGLFAEIRQLLLQHKVLFLRDHDISRAEHVAFARRFGELEDHPVAGSDPDHPGLVRIYKDPDQPNDRYENAWHTDATWREAPPMGCVLRCVECPPVGGDTMWANMALAYEKLPADVKERIEGLRARHSIEWSFGAAMPIEKRLALKAMYPDPEHPVVRTHPETGEKILFVNAFTTHFTNYHTPDRVRYGQDHSMGGSDLMRYLVSQAYNPEYQVRWRWKQNSMAIWDNRSTQHYAVMDYPPCVRKMERAGIIGDKPF; encoded by the coding sequence ATGCGCGTAGAACAACTCACTTGCAGTATCGGGGCCGAGCTGATCGGCGTGAACCTCGCGGATGCGGCGTACGACGACGGCCTCTTCGCCGAAATCCGCCAGCTCCTGCTCCAGCACAAGGTGCTGTTCCTGCGCGACCACGACATCAGCCGTGCCGAGCACGTGGCCTTTGCCCGCCGGTTCGGCGAGCTGGAAGACCATCCGGTGGCCGGCAGCGACCCGGATCACCCCGGCCTCGTGCGCATCTACAAAGACCCGGACCAACCCAACGACCGCTACGAGAACGCCTGGCACACCGATGCCACCTGGCGTGAAGCCCCGCCCATGGGCTGCGTGCTGCGCTGCGTCGAGTGCCCGCCGGTGGGCGGCGACACCATGTGGGCGAACATGGCCCTGGCCTACGAGAAGCTGCCCGCAGACGTGAAGGAGCGCATCGAAGGCCTGCGCGCCCGCCACAGCATCGAGTGGAGCTTCGGCGCCGCCATGCCCATCGAGAAGCGCCTGGCGCTGAAGGCCATGTACCCGGACCCCGAGCACCCCGTGGTGCGCACCCATCCGGAAACCGGCGAAAAGATCCTCTTCGTCAACGCCTTCACCACCCACTTCACCAACTACCACACGCCCGATCGCGTCCGTTATGGCCAGGACCACTCCATGGGCGGCAGCGACCTGATGCGCTACCTGGTCAGCCAGGCCTACAACCCGGAATACCAGGTCCGCTGGCGCTGGAAGCAGAACAGCATGGCCATCTGGGACAACCGCTCCACCCAGCATTACGCCGTGATGGATTACCCGCCCTGCGTTCGCAAGATGGAACGCGCCGGGATCATCGGCGACAAGCCCTTCTGA
- a CDS encoding 3-keto-5-aminohexanoate cleavage protein — translation MNFIDGSLFVENMEKLVITAAPYGPEWMPSDFPEDIPVSMDAQIQKAVDCYNAGATVLHVHVREEDGKGSKRLSKFNELLAGIREACPEMILQVGGSISFAPENDGDVAKWLSDDTRHMLAELTPTPDQVTIAINTNQMNVCEQMTAADIRGTSLEDPVMLKAYQEMTIPAGPAWVEEHIRRLSAKGIQTHFQLANITQLNTVERMMRRGACNVPLILTWVAIGGGFDSPNPYDMANFVRACPDGSVLTLETSMRNVLPLNMMAIALGLHVRCGIEDNIWNQRQTAKMSTVEQIEQLVRISREFGREVANGEEARKIYKVGTFYKDADETLAKNGFAPNRKPGQVGFTQHA, via the coding sequence ATGAACTTCATCGATGGTTCCCTGTTTGTCGAAAACATGGAAAAGCTGGTCATCACCGCCGCCCCGTATGGCCCGGAGTGGATGCCGTCCGATTTCCCGGAAGACATTCCGGTGAGCATGGACGCGCAGATCCAGAAAGCCGTGGACTGCTACAACGCCGGCGCCACCGTGCTGCACGTCCACGTGCGTGAGGAAGACGGCAAGGGCTCCAAGCGCCTGTCCAAGTTCAATGAGCTGCTGGCGGGTATCCGCGAGGCCTGCCCGGAAATGATCCTCCAGGTCGGCGGCTCGATATCCTTCGCCCCGGAAAACGACGGCGACGTCGCCAAGTGGCTGTCCGACGACACCCGCCACATGCTGGCCGAACTGACCCCGACCCCGGATCAGGTGACCATCGCCATCAACACCAACCAGATGAACGTCTGCGAGCAGATGACCGCCGCCGACATTCGCGGCACCTCGCTGGAAGACCCGGTGATGCTCAAGGCCTACCAGGAAATGACCATCCCGGCGGGCCCGGCCTGGGTCGAAGAGCACATTCGCCGGCTCTCGGCCAAGGGCATCCAGACCCACTTCCAGCTGGCCAACATCACCCAGCTCAATACCGTCGAGCGCATGATGCGCCGTGGCGCGTGCAACGTGCCGCTGATCCTCACCTGGGTGGCCATCGGCGGCGGCTTCGACTCGCCGAACCCGTATGACATGGCCAACTTCGTGCGCGCCTGCCCGGATGGTTCGGTACTGACCTTGGAGACCAGCATGCGCAACGTGCTGCCGCTGAACATGATGGCCATCGCCCTCGGCCTCCACGTGCGCTGCGGCATCGAGGACAACATCTGGAACCAGCGCCAGACCGCGAAGATGAGCACCGTCGAGCAGATCGAGCAGCTGGTGCGCATCTCCCGTGAGTTCGGTCGTGAAGTGGCCAACGGCGAGGAAGCTCGCAAGATCTACAAGGTCGGGACTTTCTACAAGGATGCCGACGAGACCCTGGCCAAGAACGGCTTTGCGCCGAACCGCAAACCGGGTCAGGTCGGTTTCACCCAGCACGCCTGA
- a CDS encoding Hsp20/alpha crystallin family protein, whose translation MYESLLNLSSDPIAEFERLQRELQQVLGPGLGRPGSIRALASGAFPAINVGSTPSSMEVYAFVPGVDPNDLDVQIHRGLLSISGERRPARSTEEGNCSVYANERYSGRFKRTVSLNDEVDTDKVEAHYCDGVLRISLLRREAAQPRRITIQ comes from the coding sequence ATGTACGAGTCCCTTCTTAATCTGTCGAGCGATCCCATTGCCGAGTTCGAAAGGCTCCAGCGCGAACTGCAACAGGTCCTGGGGCCTGGTCTCGGGCGTCCGGGCAGCATTCGTGCCTTGGCCAGTGGTGCTTTTCCTGCGATCAACGTGGGAAGCACGCCGTCCAGCATGGAAGTCTACGCCTTCGTTCCCGGCGTCGATCCGAACGACCTCGATGTGCAGATTCACCGAGGGTTGTTATCGATATCCGGCGAGCGCCGGCCGGCGCGCAGCACGGAGGAAGGCAACTGCTCCGTGTATGCCAACGAGCGTTATTCCGGACGGTTCAAGCGCACCGTGAGCCTCAACGATGAGGTCGATACCGACAAGGTCGAGGCTCACTATTGCGACGGCGTTCTCCGCATCTCGCTGCTTCGGCGCGAGGCTGCGCAGCCCAGGCGCATAACCATTCAGTAA
- a CDS encoding antirepressor, which produces MTDYQTPTTFRRFRLPLRALLIDDRAWFLGRDLAKLAGFRPDLDLARKLDPNQLRSEVLRLEEGTFSTELLVNESGMHQLLLVYYYHPEHRGLRSWISDEVVPALGRQSSTGHQPRRRLMQWQGHELNLMEWQGALWIRYEDLPRMQGQKPGRDALVGSQIP; this is translated from the coding sequence ATGACTGACTACCAGACGCCCACCACCTTCCGCCGCTTTCGCCTGCCCCTGCGTGCCTTGCTGATCGACGACCGCGCCTGGTTTCTCGGCCGTGATCTGGCGAAGCTGGCGGGCTTCCGCCCGGATCTCGACCTTGCGCGAAAGCTCGACCCGAACCAGTTGCGCAGCGAAGTCCTGCGGCTGGAGGAAGGCACCTTCAGCACGGAGCTATTGGTGAATGAGAGCGGCATGCATCAACTGCTGCTGGTGTACTACTACCACCCCGAGCATCGCGGCCTGCGCAGCTGGATAAGCGATGAAGTGGTGCCGGCCCTCGGTCGCCAATCCTCCACAGGCCACCAGCCGCGCCGGCGCCTGATGCAGTGGCAGGGCCATGAGTTGAACCTGATGGAATGGCAGGGCGCGCTCTGGATTCGCTACGAAGACTTGCCGCGCATGCAGGGGCAGAAGCCGGGACGGGACGCACTCGTCGGCAGCCAAATCCCGTAG
- a CDS encoding Hsp20/alpha crystallin family protein, which yields MDKLAEFKHGLEETWHSLGEGWRQLRDRASEALTRFTPVTRSRSAPEDASAPPALASNWGLLAGDLYEDGEQVVVRLEVPGMVKEDLELEVQGDVLLIRGEKRVEQERGNGRYRVRQCTFGSFRRRFQLPAPVIAEKAKAKCSNGVLRIELPKEARARGRRIEVR from the coding sequence ATGGATAAACTAGCTGAGTTCAAGCATGGCCTGGAGGAAACCTGGCATTCGCTGGGTGAGGGTTGGCGCCAGCTTCGCGATCGTGCCAGCGAGGCGCTGACGCGTTTCACGCCCGTCACTCGGAGCAGGAGCGCACCGGAAGATGCCTCCGCGCCACCGGCACTTGCCTCGAACTGGGGATTGCTGGCGGGCGATCTCTATGAGGATGGCGAACAGGTCGTCGTCCGGCTGGAGGTACCCGGAATGGTGAAGGAGGATCTTGAGCTGGAGGTGCAGGGAGACGTTCTGCTCATCCGCGGTGAAAAGCGAGTCGAGCAGGAACGGGGGAATGGGCGCTACCGTGTCCGCCAGTGCACGTTCGGCAGTTTCCGGCGCCGCTTCCAGCTTCCCGCGCCAGTCATTGCCGAGAAGGCCAAGGCCAAGTGCAGCAACGGCGTGCTGCGTATCGAACTGCCCAAGGAAGCGCGTGCGCGTGGCCGGCGCATCGAGGTTCGCTAG
- a CDS encoding NADH:flavin oxidoreductase gives MQNNNIQAIAPSPFSPLTIGPLTLRNRFIKSATNEGMSPNGVPSKQLARFHGDIAAGGVGMTTLAYCAVSPDGCTLQNQIVLDRDNLAHLRVLTDAVHRHGAAASAQITHGGCFTFLPPRQSAHPLSASGGFNKVGMLSGMFRKQAMTEADMLRVADEFVRGAHLAREAGFDAVELHMGHGYLLSQFISPLYNKRRDQYGGSLDNRLRFPSLVLRKVLDAVGKDLAVVCKFSITEGVRGGNTAEDGAAIARILERDGAHLLVLSAGMNVESTSTIFGSTFPKENRVTVSNPIVAAGMLIQSLIEPKVAFRELYLLEHARKVRAAVKMPLAYLGGAKSLAGIEQLMAEGFDAVTMGRVLIAEHDYVNKLQSGASRDSICTACNRCVAMMYTPGGTSCVLGQPGDPQLNSQGAAS, from the coding sequence ATGCAGAACAACAACATTCAGGCCATTGCGCCGTCTCCCTTCAGCCCGCTGACCATTGGCCCGCTGACGCTGCGCAACCGGTTCATCAAGTCCGCCACCAACGAAGGCATGTCCCCCAACGGCGTTCCAAGCAAACAGCTGGCCAGGTTCCATGGTGACATCGCGGCCGGTGGTGTGGGCATGACCACGCTGGCCTACTGCGCCGTCAGCCCGGATGGCTGCACGCTGCAGAACCAGATCGTCCTCGACCGGGATAACCTTGCGCACCTGCGCGTGCTCACCGACGCCGTGCATCGCCATGGCGCTGCGGCGTCGGCACAGATCACCCACGGCGGCTGCTTCACCTTCCTGCCGCCGCGGCAATCCGCGCACCCACTGTCCGCCAGCGGCGGCTTCAACAAGGTCGGCATGCTCAGCGGCATGTTCCGCAAGCAGGCGATGACCGAGGCCGACATGCTGCGGGTCGCCGACGAGTTCGTGCGCGGCGCGCATCTGGCTCGAGAGGCCGGCTTCGATGCGGTTGAACTGCACATGGGCCACGGCTATCTGCTCAGCCAGTTCATCTCGCCGTTGTACAACAAGCGCCGCGACCAGTATGGCGGCAGCCTGGATAATCGCCTGCGCTTCCCCAGCCTGGTGCTGCGCAAGGTGCTCGATGCGGTGGGCAAGGACCTGGCGGTGGTGTGCAAATTCAGCATCACCGAGGGCGTGCGGGGCGGCAACACCGCCGAGGACGGCGCCGCCATCGCCCGCATCCTCGAACGTGACGGCGCGCACCTGCTGGTGTTGAGCGCGGGGATGAACGTCGAGTCGACGTCCACCATTTTCGGCTCCACCTTCCCCAAGGAAAACCGCGTCACCGTCAGCAACCCGATCGTCGCTGCCGGCATGCTCATCCAGAGCCTCATCGAACCCAAGGTGGCGTTCCGCGAGCTGTACCTGCTCGAACATGCCCGCAAGGTCCGGGCGGCCGTGAAGATGCCGCTGGCCTACCTGGGTGGGGCCAAGAGCCTGGCCGGGATCGAGCAACTGATGGCCGAGGGCTTCGATGCCGTGACCATGGGGCGCGTGCTGATCGCCGAGCACGACTATGTCAACAAGCTGCAGTCGGGTGCGAGTCGCGACTCGATCTGCACCGCCTGCAATCGCTGCGTGGCGATGATGTACACCCCGGGCGGCACCTCCTGCGTGCTGGGACAACCCGGTGATCCGCAGCTCAACAGCCAGGGCGCCGCGTCCTGA
- a CDS encoding Hsp20/alpha crystallin family protein, with product MNDKQAVVRGETETQTLLPRIDVFEDDNGIQVFADLPGVPKERLVVNVEGDTLVLEGEIMPEMSKQLEAVYAEVQLSRFRRAFTLSTELDTTQIDAQLRDGVLNLRIPKHPHAQPRKIAVRSE from the coding sequence ATGAACGACAAGCAAGCGGTCGTGCGCGGCGAGACTGAAACCCAAACGCTGCTGCCGCGTATCGATGTCTTTGAGGATGACAACGGAATCCAGGTGTTCGCGGACCTTCCAGGGGTGCCCAAAGAGCGTCTCGTGGTCAATGTGGAAGGTGACACGCTGGTGCTGGAAGGGGAGATCATGCCGGAGATGTCCAAACAGCTGGAGGCCGTCTATGCCGAAGTCCAGCTCTCGCGCTTCCGGCGAGCCTTCACCTTGAGCACCGAGCTGGATACGACACAGATCGACGCTCAACTGCGGGACGGTGTGCTGAATTTGCGTATTCCCAAGCACCCGCATGCCCAACCGCGGAAGATCGCCGTGAGAAGCGAGTAG
- a CDS encoding FAD-dependent oxidoreductase: MSFPFSVNRPCRLNEVPAWDHETDVVIVGFGAAGASAAIEAAGAGARVVLLEASSGNGGTSALSGGEIYMGGSGGTPAQREAGFNDDTEDLYRYLMMAGGPDADEAKVRLYADNSLDHYHWLVAQGVPYKNTFLPEKMVEPVTDDCLIWSGSEEAWPFVNEAKPCPRGHTPQFQGWGGGRLLMDILAARVSELGVEVHYDSRVLALIADDDGKVHGVVARNDGQPRFIRASKGVILCAGGFVMNRDMVRRHAPQLRHNENPIGTPGDDGSGILLGMSVGGSAIHMDEAFVSLPFYAPESLVKGIFVNERGQRFINEDCYHGRIGYHILRQGGNRVFLLADSATFERPPEFTRIDIAAVGETWEEVEQELGLPSGTLAESVAFFNRHAAEGQDPLFHKAAKWLKPLDEPPFVALDCRFDYAFYPHFTFGGLDTLPTGQVLTAQREPIAGLYAAGRTSCGLPRWGGGYSSGMSLADATFFGRQAGRHVATQG, encoded by the coding sequence ATGTCATTCCCGTTTTCCGTGAACCGTCCTTGCCGCCTGAATGAAGTCCCCGCCTGGGACCACGAAACCGACGTGGTCATTGTCGGCTTCGGCGCCGCGGGTGCCTCCGCCGCCATCGAAGCCGCCGGTGCCGGCGCCCGGGTCGTGCTGCTCGAAGCCTCCTCCGGCAACGGCGGCACCAGCGCGCTCTCCGGGGGCGAGATCTACATGGGCGGCAGCGGCGGCACCCCGGCCCAGCGGGAGGCTGGCTTCAACGACGACACGGAAGACCTCTATCGCTACCTGATGATGGCCGGCGGCCCGGATGCCGACGAAGCCAAGGTGCGCCTCTACGCGGACAACAGCCTGGACCACTACCACTGGCTGGTGGCTCAGGGCGTGCCCTACAAGAACACCTTCCTGCCGGAAAAGATGGTCGAGCCGGTGACCGACGACTGCCTGATCTGGTCCGGCAGCGAGGAGGCCTGGCCGTTCGTCAACGAAGCCAAACCCTGCCCGCGCGGCCACACGCCGCAGTTTCAGGGCTGGGGCGGTGGCCGCCTGCTGATGGACATTCTCGCGGCCCGCGTCAGCGAACTCGGCGTCGAGGTGCATTACGACAGCCGTGTCCTGGCGTTGATCGCCGATGACGACGGCAAGGTCCACGGCGTGGTGGCGCGAAACGACGGCCAGCCACGCTTCATCCGCGCCAGCAAGGGCGTGATCCTGTGCGCCGGCGGCTTCGTCATGAACCGCGACATGGTGCGCCGTCATGCTCCGCAGCTGAGGCACAACGAAAACCCGATCGGTACCCCGGGGGACGACGGCAGCGGCATTCTGCTGGGCATGAGCGTCGGCGGCTCGGCGATCCACATGGACGAGGCCTTCGTCAGCCTGCCGTTCTACGCACCGGAGTCCCTGGTGAAGGGCATCTTCGTCAACGAGCGCGGCCAGCGCTTCATCAACGAGGACTGCTACCACGGACGCATCGGCTACCACATCCTGCGCCAGGGCGGGAATCGCGTGTTCCTGCTGGCCGACAGCGCCACGTTCGAGCGCCCGCCCGAGTTCACCCGAATCGACATCGCCGCCGTCGGCGAAACCTGGGAAGAGGTGGAGCAGGAGCTCGGGCTGCCGTCGGGCACCCTGGCCGAGAGTGTCGCCTTCTTCAACCGCCATGCCGCCGAAGGCCAGGACCCGCTCTTCCACAAGGCCGCGAAGTGGCTCAAGCCGCTGGACGAGCCGCCCTTCGTCGCCCTGGACTGCCGCTTCGACTACGCCTTCTACCCGCACTTCACCTTCGGTGGCCTCGACACACTGCCCACCGGCCAGGTGCTGACCGCGCAGCGCGAGCCCATCGCCGGCCTCTACGCCGCCGGGCGCACCAGCTGCGGCCTGCCACGCTGGGGCGGCGGCTACAGCTCGGGCATGTCGCTGGCGGACGCCACCTTCTTCGGCCGTCAGGCGGGCCGTCACGTGGCGACCCAGGGCTGA